In the genome of Nymphaea colorata isolate Beijing-Zhang1983 chromosome 9, ASM883128v2, whole genome shotgun sequence, one region contains:
- the LOC116260582 gene encoding polyubiquitin-like has protein sequence MDVVFEVCNNKYTIEIGFFDTVQEMKERVERKHGFPIARQTLVYNGKVLKDEHYAEHYEFYEGCLIRVLLEPERRKVQVVVKRPTRQYPLEVDVSDTVGLLKEKIQEYEGVQPGRLLASHSGVEMEDNRCLGEYGVSDQSEISVVLKPNTPTKMMRVFVETSKGGLKIPVDVNSSSTVHDLKMKLEEKGIAPNEHFFVYNHDVMYDNRTLRWHRVQDGDTLSVFKGSVSGGM, from the coding sequence ATGGATGTGGTGTTTGAGGTGTGCAACAACAAGTACACCATCGAGATCGGCTTCTTTGACACGGTGCAGGAGATGAAGGAGAGGGTGGAGAGAAAGCACGGTTTCCCCATCGCCCGCCAGACTCTCGTCTACAATGGCAAGGTGCTAAAAGACGAGCACTACGCGGAACACTACGAGTTCTACGAGGGCTGCCTCATCCGTGTGCTCCTGGAGCCCGAGAGGCGGAAAGTGCAGGTCGTGGTGAAGAGGCCCACCCGGCAATACCCTCTGGAAGTCGATGTCTCCGACACCGTGGGCCTCTTGAAGGAGAAGATTCAGGAGTACGAGGGCGTCCAGCCCGGCCGGCTGTTGGCGTCGCACTCAGGCGTCGAAATGGAGGATAACCGGTGCCTCGGCGAGTATGGCGTGTCGGACCAGTCCGAGATCAGCGTGGTGTTGAAGCCCAATACACCCACCAAGATGATGAGGGTGTTCGTCGAGACGTCAAAGGGAGGACTGAAGATTCCGGTGGACGTGAATTCGTCGAGCACGGTTCACGACCTGAAGATGAAGCTGGAAGAGAAGGGCATCGCGCCCAACGAGCATTTCTTTGTTTACAACCACGACGTCATGTACGACAACCGAACGCTGCGTTGGCATAGGGTTCAGGATGGAGACACTCTCTCCGTTTTCAAGGGCAGTGTTAGTGGTGGAATGTAG
- the LOC116260583 gene encoding polyubiquitin 9-like, producing the protein MEVDFELSNGSKYRIEIGFFDTVLDIKERLEKRCGIPVKQQSVLFKGTVMDDEKEVHLYGLWEGCCVEVLVKPEAGKLQMHVKGLEDPIFLKFDISNTINFLKERIHERIGVPTNRLLLVHQNRKLSDPVLTLGEYGVADQSRIDVLIKPAKPLSPKKHSTMNIIVEQARTNKKVSVEVKSTDTVSGLKEKLQALGIPADEHFLIHNQSPMSDKKTLEWHGVEEGHVLSIFQGYVTSSEPDYTELEEDI; encoded by the coding sequence ATGGAAGTCGATTTCGAGCTGAGCAATGGAAGTAAATACAGGATTGAGATTGGCTTCTTTGACACAGTTCTGGACATAAAAGAAAGGCTGGAAAAACGTTGCGGCATTCCTGTCAAGCAACAGAGCGTTCTCTTCAAGGGCACAGTTATGGATGATGAGAAGGAGGTTCACCTGTATGGGCTCTGGGAAGGTTGCTGCGTGGAGGTTCTCGTCAAGCCCGAAGCCGGGAAGCTTCAGATGCACGTCAAAGGATTAGAGGACCCCATCTTCCTCAAATTCGACATATCAAACACCATCAACTTCTTGAAGGAGAGAATTCACGAGCGAATCGGAGTGCCGACTAACAGgcttcttcttgtgcatcagaATAGGAAACTTTCAGATCCAGTGCTCACTCTGGGCGAGTATGGCGTCGCTGATCAATCTCGGATAGATGTCCTGATCAAGCCGGCCAAGCCTTTATCTCCGAAAAAACATAGCACCATGAATATAATAGTGGAACAAGCAAGGACTAATAAGAAGGTGTCTGTGGAAGTGAAGTCTACCGACACAGTTAGTGGTTTGAAGGAGAAGCTTCAAGCTCTGGGAATTCCGGCCGACGAACACTTCCTTATTCACAACCAAAGTCCCATGTCCGACAAGAAGACACTTGAATGGCATGGAGTCGAAGAAGGGCACGTGTTATCCATCTTCCAAGGTTATGTCACTTCGTCCGAGCCCGACTATACCGAGCTGGAGGAGGATATATAG